One Phyllopteryx taeniolatus isolate TA_2022b chromosome 20, UOR_Ptae_1.2, whole genome shotgun sequence genomic window, CAGAGGGCAAATGAGTGTCAAAGACTCATCACAAAGCACAGTGGATGCAATTCTGATTCACACTTACTGGAAATTCTCAACATCTTGACAAATAACTGGAGGCAGGTTTTCATCCTTTAAAGCTTTACTGTCCCttaaaaggagaaaaagaatTTGGTGTtcatcatggaaaaaaaaaataacaggtaAATTTAACTCAATCCATTGTAGTGCATATTGAGGTATCAGGTGTCACGTAGAAAAGTAGCATTCAAAaaccctcacatttttgtaaatgttttattataccttttcatgggacaacacaAGAGAAACAATGATGCTACTATGTAAAGGAATAAGTTTACAGCTTGTGTAATagtgtaaatttaaaataacacaCAGCCATTAAAGTCTAAACCCCTGGCAAAAAATGTGAGTACAtccctaagtgaaaatgtccaattgGGCCAAATTAGCCATTTTCCCTTCTCAGTTACATGTCTCGTTAGTCTTGCAATTCATTAGGCGTGAATGGGGAGCAGGTATGTTAAATTTGGCATTATCAGTCTCACACTCTGTCTTAATGGTCACTTGAAGTTTAAGTTTCAAACTCGCTGAGGATATGAAAAAAGGAATTGATGCGCTACATGAAGATGGTCTGGACTATAAGAAAATGCCAAGACCCAGAAACTGAGCTGCAGCACAGTAGCCAAGAACATACAACAGTTTAACAGGACAGCTTCCACTCAGAAAAGACCCCATCATGGTCGACCAAAGCATCCTCAGGGTCATATCCAGAGGTTGTCATTAGAAAATAGACTACAGTAGACCTCTGCCAGCGTTGCTGCAGTGGTTAAATGGGTTGGGTGTCAAACTGTTGGTCCTCAAACCATGATGTGCTACACAGGGCATCAAATTGGTCAGCATGGCTGTCATCGCAGAACAAAGCCTCTATAAATGATGTAAAAGAAAGCCCGCCAACAGTTTGGTGAAGACAAGCAGACTAAGGAGATGGATTAATGGAACCATGTCCTGTGGTcttatgagaccaagataaataaaatTCCACACTATAATTTCCAGACTTCTctgtaaagaaaatacaataaataatcatttgtgacatttgggttttctccgggaactccggtttcctccccacatcccaaaaacatgcatgctaggttctagaaagaaagaaagttctagaaagtcaaccatcactgcagccctccaccagtcggggtgtTATGGTAGAGTGCCTTGCATGTCTCTGTAGACCCAAACCCTATTGAGCATATGTTGACCATCCTCAAACTCTAACATCCACCAACAGCTCTGACTTGTGAAGCTCTGATGAAATCCATGCCCAAGAAGGTTGAGGTAGTGCTGAAAAATCATGGTGGTCAGttggccacacaaaaaaataacaccttAGGCACAATTTAGACATTTACACTTGGCTCTGCACTTACTTTGTTTTGCTGCGACTTTAGACAAGGGTTGTTTGTCTGTTCAGTTATTTTTAGACACAGTAAATTTATTGTTCTACAGGTTGTACACTGACTAAATTGCTGCAAAGTGTTATTTTGTCAGTGTTGTccaatgaaaaaatatcaaatatttacaaaaatgtgatggGCGTACACACTTTTGTGAGTATACAGGAGAGCCTCTGCACAGTCACCGGCAGTGCATTGCATATTTCCTCTAATAGAGCCTGCGTGTTTTTTACTCAAGCTCAGAGACCACCaggtgtttaattttattttattgatataaATGCTTTTATCATTGAGGTTGTGTGACATAAGCAAGTCTTATAAGGAAAAGTGTAATAATAAGTATAGATAATCCGTGAGTCTAAAAAGGGACTTGCTTATGGCTGTTAAGAAATGGCACTgcgctaaaaacaaaaagaaagtgcatcacttcaatttattttgtgtttacaaaTTAGAACTTGGAAAACAACGAGCATCATGGAATGGAGTGTggttgactttggaggttccactgtaacaatgtacattatatattgtattagtTTCATAATCATAGCATACTGGTAAATTGTGACAGTTTATCAAGCTTCTAGTAGAGTAGAGGCCACAGAGTGTAATTACACTGATCAACATGACTTACTGTGCATTGGCTCCAGATGAGGCATCACTCTTGTTCTCAGAGGATGTACTGAAGTCAACCCCACCCAAGCCAATACTGGGAGTAGGGGCTGCCGTTGCTGCTGTTGAAGTGCTTAATAAAGAACCTAATGTTaacccccctcctcctccaagAGTGGATTGACCCAAACCTGGGATATAAAGTGAACAGATGGGCTGACATAACATTATTAATACTTTTatgctttgttatattgcaagtTTGCCAACCTGTAGCCACGGTACTGGAAAAGAGACCCGTGCCCAGTGAAGGAACCGTTGGGACAGCTGCCGTGGTTGTCGTGCCGCTGAGGCCGAGTGTGAAGCCTGTCGCCGTGGGCTGCTGTGGCGCCGTCGACGTCAGGACAGAGCCGAATGTTAAACCTGCCCCAGTGGGGACAGACGCAGAGCTGGTGGTAGCAGCGGTGAGGGAGAACGGGGCAGCTGAGCCAGTGGGTTTGTTGAAGGCTATGCTGAAGCCAGGTGAGGCTGTTGTAGAAGCTGGGGCCCCTGAACACATGCAAGAATTACAATTTATAATATTGTGGCTTAGCgaggaacctttttttttttgtgaaattacATTGCATGCGTAACCACTGATCTAAACCCGGTATTGTTTAATATTGCGTTCGTGgaataacaattaaataaattaatcaatcaattttaGCACTATAGCCCTCTGCTGTCGACCAAAATAAACATCACAACAGCTCTCACGCTTTCGTTGCAAatgtggctgactaaatactttttgtccCACTGTAAAATGCTTTAGTCTTTACTTGTCCATGCTTGTTCCACACTCTGGCCTCTGCTTCTGTAAGTAGAAGCAAGCAACCAGCCACAGCGTCCACTCGCCAGCAACATCCCACTGGTATACATTGACTAAAGAGGCTTAACAGGCTGGCTCACATCTTGCCAGCAAATGAATCCGTAACAGCAGGCTGAATCTCGTCAGTGAAATGACGAGTCAACCTGCGAAGAAACTCTAGTCGCAAAGCTCAGGCGCCAACCCTGGTCATCACGGCAACGACACCAGACTTGCCactggcccagcagtatatgtGGTGTGATAACGCAGGCTCACTTGCATGAATAAATAGCCTAAAAACAGGCAGATACTGGCAAGACAAGAAATCGGGGGTGCAAAGTATTCTacaattcttgatccttggggtattttgactaAAGACAATTACCGTAAGACCCCTGGGAACTGTTTCTAATTGTAATTTATCAAATGCATGAGTTGTCTCCTTTAAAACATATGCTCACCTAAAGTTAGTCCAGCAGTCGGAGCAGGTGCAGAACCTGTACAAcatcaagaaaaatgttttgctgcAGGTAGGATTTAAATTATAAtacacccattatttctgtgacAACAGAGACTTTACTCATCCACAAgagaaacacactttttttttttttaatgctttaagcatcatcttttttttattattattttatgcatTATCATGATGCAGAGCCACAAAGCGACTCGCCAGTGTGAGACACACCATTTCCATTTCCCAGGAGACAATTTATATACACATTCATGGTTTTGATAGATATGATGTCAATGTTGGAGCAAcataaaatcaattaataaCTTAATGAAGAGAATGGGGCTAGGCGATGagtgcaaaaatgaaaatgctaaTTGAACTTTCTTCGATTTCAGGTAATGCAAGAATATCCCACTCTCAACTCAGTTTATTCTGTAAACATTTAGATAATTTTGAAACAACTAACAGAGGTGAACATGCATAGATGAACAATTAAGGATTAGTGAAACAATGTAATTGAAAAGACATCAGctagaatgaaaatgttttgtgaaaaaaataaataaaattttcctAATGGGAGAAAATAAACATCTTGTAGTTCTTGCAAGCAGAATTTCAATACTCCTGTGTTAATGTAGAAAGTAACTTTCaccttaattttaaaaaaattcatttttacaggGAAACTAAAATTGTAAGACCCCCCTacacaatagaaaataaattattttgcgaTAGCACAGCATATCTTTGGCCGAGGGTCTTACAGAGGCACTTAAAACCACTCTGCTCAACAGCTGGTAAAGATGCCATATCTTTTGTAATGTAGTCTGAAGCATCAGTTTCTCTTTTAGAGTCCATTTCATATTGTGTGGCATGTGTAACTGCTTCTGTTAATGGCATCTACTTTATGGTGGCCCTTGTTGTCAGACGCGTCTCCTTTTTGTGCCATGCACCGTTTATATTCGGTAACATGATGGCGCTTCAAAAGTGACCACTGGACACAGAAACTATTATTCCGTGGAGTTTGCACTTTACTACTTTTTGGTCAACGTCATACTTATTAAAACTAGTGTGTCCAAACAACTGGCACAGAATTCCTTTTGGGTTACAAGCTGCTTCTGCTTTACCTTCGGTTTGTTATTTTGAGTTTTCCTCCATGACGCTTCAGTATAGCGAACTGGACAGTGTCATGTGGCTACTTTTCCTGTTGGTTTTCTGGCAGTCTTCACACTTTGCAAAACCTGTCACGTAAACTACAAAACCAGTAGTGTGCTTTAAGGGGGTGTATTAGTAGAGAGAATTAGAAGGGGCGAGGGGGCTCTCCATATGTTAGAAGCTCTAAATGttggttttgattttttttttttttttttaattaattactcAGCCCTAATGAATCCAGCAAGCAATACAATTCCCAATACACACTTTATCAGTTGTGTGACTTACCTGGGGCAGGCGTGTTGAATGAAAACCCTCCAGAAGGTTTCTGACCAAAGAGACtggtagtggtggtggtggtagagGCAGGGGTGGCAGCCAATGCATTACCAAACGAGAAGCCACCAGTACTGGCCGCAGGTGCACTTTTAAAGCAACAATGACAAGAGTCATCACGTTTTATTGACAGACAGGGCGCTACGTTGAAAAGACAAATGCTAATGTGAGATTAGGTTCACATGAGTCAAAAACTAATGACACACAATGACGTTTCCCTCGTAAATCTCTCGTGATATGGGTTATTGATATATTACAAGGTGGCTGTAACAACTTAGTTTAGGTGAATGTTGTCTACTTACGCTATGCTAACGTTAGTCGAGTCGTATTAGTTTCCATTACCTGGTTGCTGCTCCAAATGCAAATCCTCCGCCAGCGCTGGTGGAACCGAGTGTTCCCGTCCCGAAGTTAAATCCAGACATTGCACTTTAAGCATGAAACACTTTCAAGCCAAACTCTTTGTACTTCAGCCACATCAGCAGAATAGCTGCAAGCAACACAGCATCGCCACTATcctgctagctagctagcttcgCAGAAATGCGCGCGTGTGGGCCGGAGCCGCAGTATTTTAGCTTAAAATAATATTCTTTTGAGATACAACATGAATTAAACACGTCGCTGGAATCCAGTTGTTTATAACTGCATGCCCAAGTCAAGTATCCCTTTTAGACATCTAAAACGGACAAATATCGAAGGACATAGCCACGCATGGCTTGGATTTTCCTATTCCCCGCCTGTTGCTAATCGAGTGCTATTGCATTTTGGGTATAATACTGATAAACTACATTACCCAGCATGCCGTTTTCCTACCGCGTGagcattacatttcaaaataaggaTAAAGTAAATATGTAGCGAAAGAATGCAGGTGCCATAGCGGTCACGGTTCACGTCCAATGTAACAAGTATTTATTAGTATCACCATTAATTTGGTGTGGGGGTTTTACTTTGTTTAAACCTCGGTTGATAGTCCCTCCtggctttttttctgaaaagtcATGCAGTTTCGGCATAGGCGTGATTATCAAGCGCTTTACGCGGATGCGGGAGTAAAGTAATTGGCAATAAACAGACTGAAAAAGTCAAGGCTTTTGACATCGTACTCTCTGATTGCGTTGCACATTTGAATAGGATTGTATCAATGATAGAGTCATTTGCGGAAGGCGTTGCGTGAACGCTGAAGTCGGTGACAGCTGTTGCGACCCGGAGACATGGAACATATCCGAACCCCGAAGGTAGCTAACAATTTCTAGCTAATTGCTGCGGATGCAACGCGAGACAGTCGCTCGGCCTAACACGGGAGCGACCTTTGGAAAACAAACGAGATTGTGTTTCATTTCATATGCTGCGTAGGCTGTAGTTGCTGTGAGTGCATCCACGTCGGGCAGGTGTCGCTAGCTTTGTCCGTTTTCGACGTGCCAAGAATCTGTGAGCGCTTCTCTGTCACCTCCGTGCACCACTGCATCTTTTACCCTCATGGCGTTGATCGACTTTTAACGAAGCGCTTATCACAAATTGAATTAACATGCGATCAGAAAGCGAGTTCCTGCAGCACATTGTGGATGTGTATTAGTTCCCCTAAAGGCCTAGAAATATATATTctttccaaagaaaaagcactggCCCAGAATTGGATTGTCAACGTCAGTCACCTCAGTCTAAATCACTGAATGAAGATCAGGCTGACTGCTGCAAGACTGACAAGAGGCCATCAGGGGGCGCTGGTGATTGCTTCAAGTCATTTGTGTGATTGCAAAAAGATGTGCTGCTAGACATCATTAATCCTTTTGTAATAATCATATCCCTACCTATGTATTGTTGTATTTGAATAGCCACGTGCATCTGAAGATCAATTGGCATCATTGTTTTTGGGGGTAATGAATTGCCACCATGACCGGCCTAAATTTACATGTTCTGCCACAGAGCCCGTGAAGCCGTTCTCAGCACTGGTCTGTGACAAGCACAGGAAAAAGGAAACCGGGGAAAAATGTCTTAGTCGACAAGAATTACTGCAATGATAAGTCGTCAGTTTGCAGTGACAACAGGCAAAAAGAACAACATTCTTTTGGCCACAGAGAGCACCTTGCTAGTGACTGACAGTTAAAAGGAGAATAGCATGGTTGTGTATACACTTTTCTGGATATATGCGCGTAAAATGTGTTTATAACCATCTAGCTAGGGCACCACATGTGACATGGGTGAATATTCAACTTCTAACGTGAACCAATTTGCATGGTGGCATACtgtacctgtgagtattgtcatgacattctcagggcattgacgAGATCGCAACTGATCGCActcagtccagttgcgatcgattcaaagCCCTGAGCATGGTGACATACTTTTGTGAGAAGTAAATTTCacacaccgtttttttttttcttcatttatatCCAAAAGaactacattttgtttttggggtcacaggtgagctggagcctagcccagcttgCTTTGGGCTACAGATGTGgtttcaccctggactggtcgccaatcaattGCAGAGCACTtgtagacaaacagccattcacaattttgagtctccccccccccccccccccccattaaaaaaaaaaaaaaagtatatataatgTTATCTTATGTCTCCAGTGGTTACCAGTGATTAGCAGGTACAACattgtatatacaataaaaacatgaaatattgtaTCATAGGCCTTTTTTATGGTTATGGGTCATTGAATAGTGTATAAAATATTAATGACAAAACTGTCGGTTACATGCAGGAGGCCGTTCTAATTAAGATTATTGAGAAAAGGCTGTATTAGTTTCGAATATTAGATCTGGCCTTCCCGTCCTTGTGTGACGTTTCACAGGGTGCTCTGGGTTCCTCTCATGGATGTTGGGTTAATTGGATGTTGGgttaattgaattgttttgtttgtctttgtgccctgcggttggctgacGACCAATCCAGGGTATGTCCCGCTTcgcggccaaagtcagctgggataggctccagctcacctgcaaccttACTGAGAGCAAGctggatagaaaatggatgcatgagGATTTGTCTTGTATCCTCAGCCCATGTTCAGTTGTGGTAGCGAATGGTGAGCACCAGATGGTCAGGATTAAGTGGTGCTCTCGCTGGCATCATGCTTCGCAAAATCAGTCTTGAAGGTTTTCTTTCttcaaggtgtgtgtgtttctatcCTGAttattttggtgtgtgtgtttgcaggtgGAGCAGGTGCGCCTGTTGGATCGCTTCAGCAACAAATCCACCAGTGGCACACTATACCTCACAGCGACGCACCTTATCTTTGTggagagcggctccaacaacTCGTCTGCCGCGCAAGAGGTTTGGGTGAGTGAATCTCAGTGTTTTGGATTCCCGCGTTACTTTCCAATGCAGCTGAATTGTCACCTTTTTAGCCCAAAGCTGGTACTGAAAGGGTCCAATTTTCGTTTTGGCTTAACTTTTTACGTGGGTAATAGAAACGGTCCCCATTCCATTGAGACATTTTTGCATTCTTGCAAACTAATCATGATACATTTGTCCCTCACTATATCACGTTTAAAGGTTCAGTGCATCTCagatttttgatttgattttacagtacagtacagtacacataACTGCACGTCTACGGTAAAATAAACTTTGCTAAtagctaattgaatatagcCTCCCACTGTTCATTATAACAAATTGTAATCCATAACAGATGGTATGGAGTTATGGAGGGAGGATGTAAACAGCCGCTGGTGCtctttcaatcactttattaaacaaacggtaacaaaatacagtaattaaaagcACATTCTAAGCCCACCTGCCGGTAGCCTCCATAGCACCGTCAGTGTACACCACATTGACAAAGATTATACCCAGGAAATAGCCGTCCAATAGTATGTCCACATACAGTTAGATCTCTTCCACCTCACTCAAGAGTAAATCTGCCTTTTAAAGGCATACACATGTTCGCAGTCATTGTGACTATAGTGGCggccccaagtggacaaaaataatacctgcagctcacatgcatatactgtGTTGATGGTCGGTGATGAAATGCATGCATGAAACTTTCAATTATATGTGAATAATACTTGGTTGCTGCTTTGCGGATTTTGTCTGTTGCAACGCTCGCGATAAACAAGGACTTACTGTATTGACTTACTGTCCGATTACACGGAAGATTTGCTTTTGCCGCTTTTGTCTGATCGGAGTGGAGCGAATTCACACAGTTTCAGCATGCAAAATAGAAATATACAACACTTTCTCGTTTCTAACCTTTTTATGCTTTGCGTAGGTACATGCGTAAGTGTGTCAGGTCCAGCTACAGCACAATGCATGGATGCTTTTACGGAGCCAAGTTCGAAAGCATCCTGGAGTGTTTGCGTGTTACTGTATCTGCCATATTTGACCTTGTACAATATGAAGAAGTGTTTTTCGACCTCCACACTTCCTCTTGCAGATTTTGCACCACCACATCGCATCCGTGGAGAAGCTCTCACTCACCACCTCGGGCTGTCCACTGGTCATTCAATGTCGTAACTTCAGAGTGGTTCACTTTGTGGTGCAGAGAGAACGTGACTGCCATGACGTCTACAGCTCGCTTTTGCGCCTTCTGCGGCCCGGTGGGTTTCAGTGTGTCTGACTGTGTGGCCTTCTAGCCATTTGCCGCACCCATTCTGACCCGTGCACATCTatacagatttttatttatataactgACTAGGGTTGGATGATATTTTGCGATGTAcatgtgcgcaatagtcacatcgcagggtcttaCTGTGATGTTTATGTTCtggaatatacagtgaatcaactgcaATGTTAAAAGCGACCAGTAGAGAAACCTGTGTAGATGTGCTAATAGAAAGAATGTAcgcctgctgcatttcctattttgcGCTTCAGAATAAAACTAGGCAGGCACATGGTAGCTGTAAGTGCACGATGTGCGTTCATGGACACTGCGTGAATGAgactgaatgtgttcttttgttagacagtacataattgtaaaaatggattacaaggaaaattgtttgtatcagaatgctttagtgaAAACACTATTATCACACAGTGATAATatagaatttattttgttttgtaatacaacaatagataaattattttgtaaccGTATTTTGACATAAATATGTTCACAGTCTATATCCACTGTAATAATTGCATCTGGAACAtattaaaatctgaaaaataatgGTAATTTGTATGACataaactgcgattggctggcaaccagttcagggtgtaccccgcctcctgcccgatgatagctgggataggctccagcacgcccgcgaccccagtgagaagtggtccagaaaatggatggatggatggatgttttttcacATCTTTTTCCACTTTCTTTCTTGTAATCTCTATATAAAACATATGCTTAACTTGACTGTGTCTGTATTAACAATTTCCTTCCTTGTGTGCAGAGTCGTACGATGAGCTCTACGCGTTCTCCTACAATCCCAAACAGAATGACCAGCAGCGTGAGGAAGGGTGGCAGCTCATCGATTTAGGGGCAGAGTTCGAGAGAATGGGTGTCCCTTGTGACCAATGGCAACTCACTGACGTCAACCGAGACTACAAGGTCCATGAAGTTCTGGTCTCGTAAAATGTGACATAGAATACACTGGGGCAACTGTTTTGTCATAGATTGTAttgctaattattatttttttttttaatgtgattggCAAGAAAATTGAATGTCGGAAGGGAACATACCATTCAGGGTGTTATGCATGCTGGTCCAAAAGGGGGCGTTAATGCTTCACCATTGACGTTAAAAAGAAACTTTGTAATccaaaatgatttcaaatatcGTTTAAAAAGTGCCACGCCTACTATTTACTATGaaatcttattttaaaattaatataaaatattcattaattaattttcaCTCATCATCTTTGAAGAAAATTAAAGAATTTAATCTAAAAAGTTTGAATAAACGGGGAGCAGGGCTGCGTTTTCTCCTCACAATTCTGACGTCCTTGGTTGAAGTctcagctccggccttcctgtatcgagtttgcatgttctccttatgcttgcgtgggttttctcccacattctaacaacatccatgttaggttaaatgaagCCCACCACCcgtgtgaggaaaagcggtatagacaatggattgatggaagTTTGAATAAATTGAAATAAAGCCCCTTTTCCACCTAGCCGATTTTTAGTGTTTCTATTGTCAGAAGTGTTTTATTCCTTCCTGTTCCCTTCTACTGTGGTGCTAACAGCAGTGGACGTGTCGACAGAGAATCATCACTACCAATTTAATtgtacatgttaaaaaaaaaaaaatgtaaatacagtatgtgtgccttTCTTCACAGGTTTGTGAGACATATCCACGTGACCTGTATGTCCCCATCACGGCCAGTAAACCCATTATTGTGGGAAGTTCCAAGTTTAGGAGCAAAGGACGCTTTCCAGTGCTTACTTACTTTTACCAAGAGAAGaaggtacatactgtagttaatgctgtttttgttagcTTCTGCttggtaaactttttttttttttttttttttcattgtactgATCAGCCAAAGCCTTTCACAATAAGGTTTTATGATTAGATGAGGGTCGCCGCACACAGGGAAACTTTGCCGAATGCGACCTAACTATCATGTAATTTGCAGGGATCTGCAAATAGTGGCCGACTTTCAGCAACTAGTTTATGCACGGCATCGTAACATCGCAGATGTaatggccaatcaaaaatgccgtGTCGCatcacatgagctttcacaacaaaaatgtattttcttcagAATCAGCCGGCTGCTGCCAAGCAGTCCCAattcagtatatacagtaatatagtTTGTGTTTTGCAACAATACTTGACTgtgtttataatttcatatgtacctgtggctaaaaagctAAGCGTTAGTGCAGTCATTGAATGGGACGATCATTGCTAAGAGCCTCTCAAATAGCAACACTCTCTCCTTTCTTCTCGCCCGTTTCCTCTCTTCACATTATTATCGTATAGCGACAGCGGCCAGAGCAGTCCGCTACTTCCTTGACACCTGTGCCATGTCGTTTGATAttcaatcaaaaaaacaaaatggtaaattatatgtggagcctcaaaacacCAGGGgtcacaatgtttctgttgcAGCGATTTGGTTTGTGATTGACTAGTTCAGTTGTGTTTTTCTGCCGTCACGATGGAGCATGCACTGTACCAAGTTTTTCACCAATCTCTATACATTTatagtatttgtatttattcggGTTTTGTTCTTATTGTGATGATGTTGTTTGTCCATCATGACAGGCGGCAGTGTGCCGGTGCAGCCAGCCTCTCTCTGGCTTTAGCGCACGCTGTTTAGAAGATGAGAGCATGCTGCAGGCCATCAGCAAGGCTAACCACAACAGCCGATTTGTTTACGTCATGGACACGAGGCCAAAAGTAAGACCGTACCTGCCttttaacaatttattatttaatttcaagAAGACTTTGGTTATTCGGATGGATAGGTACAAGGCTTGGGAGTACCttttgtatacaagccattaaaaagcaAGATTCCCATAAATTCTCCCTTTAAACACAGCTGCGTCCTCATCTCACCTCTGACTATCTTGCAGCTGAACGCCCTCGCCAACCGAGCGGCAGGCAAAGGCTACGAGAACGAGGACAATTACTCCAACATTCGCTTCCAGTTTGTGGGGATCGATAACATCCACGTGATGAGGACTAGCCTGCAGAAGCTGCTGGAAGGTCCAACACCACTACTTTAAACATTCGCAGTTGATTTGTTGTTGTGCAGACATTCTTCACTTTAGCCATCCGATGTGTTTGTGGCCCTTAGTGATTGGAGCTCGGTCTCTCTCCATGAGCGACTACCTGGTAGGACTGGAGAGCTGCGGCTGGTTGAGACATATCAAAGCTGTTTTGGATGCAGCAATCTTCTTGGCTAAGGTAGATGCgtataaaactaaaacaaatgcgTATTCTTGCGGGCTAAATGAGaatttgaagataaaaaaaaagtgaggcacTAACCACTGCATTAGGCTATATAATAAGACTACAACTACATTTGTATTGTTGGCTgccatatttttttgctttcatatCTGATATGCTGAGACAACACAGGCATGCATAATTGCTTATAAAAGCATGCATGCTTGCGTGGCTTGTCATCCACCCACTAGGCGGTGACCCGGGAAGGAACCAGTGTGTTAGTCCATTGTTCCGACGGGTGGGACCGAACAGCACAGGTCTGCTCCCTGGGGGCTCTGCTCATGGACCCCTACTACCGCACCATCAAGGGTTTCATGGTACCACTCACATCTTTCTTGGATGTTCTGGTTTCCTGCTTACCTCTttctcaccttttttttttttttttttttggtaatgttGTCCGTTAGGTGCTGATCGAGAAAGACTGGATCTCCTTCGGCCACAAGTTTGCAGataggtacagtatgttttgcGCATCAGGAGA contains:
- the mtmr6 gene encoding myotubularin-related protein 6 isoform X2, which produces MEHIRTPKVEQVRLLDRFSNKSTSGTLYLTATHLIFVESGSNNSSAAQEVWILHHHIASVEKLSLTTSGCPLVIQCRNFRVVHFVVQRERDCHDVYSSLLRLLRPESYDELYAFSYNPKQNDQQREEGWQLIDLGAEFERMGVPCDQWQLTDVNRDYKVCETYPRDLYVPITASKPIIVGSSKFRSKGRFPVLTYFYQEKKAAVCRCSQPLSGFSARCLEDESMLQAISKANHNSRFVYVMDTRPKLNALANRAAGKGYENEDNYSNIRFQFVGIDNIHVMRTSLQKLLEVIGARSLSMSDYLVGLESCGWLRHIKAVLDAAIFLAKAVTREGTSVLVHCSDGWDRTAQVCSLGALLMDPYYRTIKGFMVLIEKDWISFGHKFADRCDQLDGDPKEVSPIFTQFLECVWQLSEQFPQAFEFSEWFLLQIHEHVHSCQYGNFLGNNQRQREELQLRERTHSLWAHLTSEKQNYLNPFYSPAYAEMHPVLEPSTLPYFFKFWRNMYHQFDRSMHPRQSILKTILTGKENSRKAESKVQALESRFHQLGVTPVVTADLPAAPLTRDNYSRDKPLPPRPDSLILGAPVNHNEARRQQKEDEHEEVGEEATESTDTERTVEGSSGTESRKQSYGELEGTYNNDLSKEEPGVVSLEFGVARMTC